A single Microbacterium protaetiae DNA region contains:
- a CDS encoding dioxygenase encodes MAPRANDKDARVQRERARVYQARLELNQARGRRRTRDNVVGGIVGAVLLLGLLGAQIAYYTAGPGKPAPAPSPTTTSTVLPAPTLTPTPTTTP; translated from the coding sequence GTGGCGCCCCGTGCCAACGATAAGGACGCGCGCGTGCAGCGCGAGCGCGCACGTGTCTACCAGGCCCGTCTTGAGCTGAACCAGGCTCGAGGGCGCCGCCGCACGCGTGACAACGTCGTGGGCGGCATCGTCGGAGCGGTGCTGCTGCTCGGTCTGCTCGGCGCTCAGATCGCCTACTACACGGCCGGCCCGGGCAAGCCTGCGCCCGCACCCAGCCCGACGACGACCTCCACCGTGCTGCCGGCCCCGACGCTCACGCCCACACCGACGACGACTCCGTGA
- a CDS encoding DUF349 domain-containing protein, which yields MTADAENTPPTPPVPSPPTVALRKVQTAPVEPASPSNGDWGRVDDAGVVSVREGDDWRVVGEYPDGTPAEALAYFERKYADLAGEVALLEARHRGGGASASDLRATASTVREKTVGAAAVGDLQGLVARLDALTGALEQAAAAESAAAREAVDAAIAQRTSLVERVEELAARDPKSVQWKQTTAELNELFAQWQEQQQNGPRLPKSVAQKLWKRFRDARAVLDRARREFYSELDEVHKAARARKTALIERAEALASRGEDGIGAYRDLLDAWKSAGRAGKKADDALWARFKAAGDVLYGARSERESAEVEASREKIEARRTLLEEAKPIVDEPDLAKARAALTAVQRRWDEIGRIFPRDKERALDDELRKIEQNVRGREDVDWKRNNPETKARANDMTRQLTDAIAKLEQELADAQASGDARAVAAATEALDARKTWLKALGG from the coding sequence GTGACTGCCGACGCAGAGAACACTCCCCCGACGCCGCCCGTTCCCTCGCCCCCCACCGTGGCGTTGCGCAAGGTTCAGACCGCTCCGGTTGAGCCCGCAAGCCCTTCGAACGGCGATTGGGGTCGTGTGGATGACGCGGGCGTCGTGTCCGTTCGCGAGGGTGACGACTGGCGCGTGGTCGGCGAATATCCCGACGGGACCCCAGCCGAAGCGCTTGCGTATTTCGAGCGCAAGTACGCCGATCTCGCCGGTGAGGTCGCACTGCTCGAAGCGCGTCACCGCGGCGGTGGAGCCTCGGCCAGTGACCTGCGCGCGACCGCGTCCACGGTTCGGGAGAAGACCGTCGGCGCTGCGGCGGTGGGAGATCTGCAGGGCCTGGTCGCACGCCTCGATGCACTGACCGGAGCCCTCGAGCAGGCCGCTGCTGCCGAGTCCGCCGCCGCACGCGAAGCCGTCGACGCCGCGATCGCCCAGCGCACCTCACTGGTCGAGCGCGTCGAGGAACTCGCCGCTCGCGACCCGAAGTCGGTGCAGTGGAAGCAGACCACCGCTGAGTTGAACGAGCTTTTCGCCCAATGGCAGGAGCAGCAGCAGAACGGCCCGCGGCTGCCCAAGTCGGTGGCCCAGAAGCTCTGGAAGCGCTTCCGCGATGCGCGTGCAGTGCTGGATCGTGCGCGTCGCGAGTTCTATTCGGAGCTCGACGAGGTGCACAAGGCGGCCCGTGCGCGCAAGACGGCGCTCATCGAGCGCGCCGAGGCCCTCGCTTCCCGCGGGGAGGACGGCATCGGCGCCTACCGTGACCTGCTTGACGCATGGAAGTCGGCCGGGCGTGCCGGAAAGAAAGCCGACGACGCGCTGTGGGCACGATTCAAGGCCGCCGGTGACGTGCTGTACGGGGCTCGTTCAGAGCGCGAGTCGGCCGAGGTCGAGGCATCCCGGGAGAAGATCGAAGCCCGTCGCACGTTGCTGGAAGAGGCGAAGCCGATCGTCGACGAGCCCGACCTGGCCAAGGCCCGGGCTGCGCTGACGGCCGTCCAACGCCGGTGGGACGAGATCGGCCGCATCTTTCCCCGCGACAAGGAACGCGCGCTGGATGACGAACTCCGCAAGATCGAGCAGAACGTGCGCGGCCGCGAAGACGTCGACTGGAAGCGGAACAATCCCGAGACCAAGGCGCGCGCGAACGACATGACGCGCCAGCTCACCGACGCCATCGCCAAGCTCGAGCAGGAACTCGCCGACGCACAGGCATCGGGAGATGCCCGCGCTGTCGCCGCGGCCACTGAGGCCCTCGACGCGCGCAAGACCTGGCTGAAGGCGCTCGGTGGCTGA
- a CDS encoding replication-associated recombination protein A encodes MRPTSLDEVAGQRHLLRPGSPLVALADRDAATAASVSVILWGPPGTGKTTLAQAIARSSGRRFVELSAVTAGVRDVREVMQDALNQRDLYGQATILFLDEIHRFTKAQQDALLPGVENGWVVLIAATTENPSFSVISPLLSRSLLLTLQPLNDDDLGMLIDRAVSDARGLGGTYSLDDAARAALIRLASGDARRALTSLEAAASLAGPGGDEGETPPHISAEHVAQAVDKALLRYDRQGDEHYDVISAFIKSIRGSDVDAAMHYLARMIEAGEDPRFIARRLVISAAEDVGLADPTALQIAVAAADAVAFIGMPEGRIPLAEATAYLATTAKSNAAYLAIDKAIADVKAGGFGRVPAHLRDAHYAGAKRLSHGKGYVYPHDIDAGVATQQYLPDELRGRRYYEPKALGAERDVQARLEKIRRILGE; translated from the coding sequence ATGCGCCCCACCTCACTCGACGAGGTCGCCGGGCAACGACACCTGTTGCGTCCCGGTTCGCCGCTGGTGGCTCTGGCCGATCGCGATGCCGCAACCGCAGCATCCGTTTCCGTCATTCTGTGGGGGCCGCCCGGAACCGGCAAGACAACCCTTGCTCAGGCAATAGCGCGGTCGTCGGGTCGACGATTCGTCGAATTGTCGGCGGTGACAGCCGGCGTGCGCGACGTGCGCGAGGTCATGCAAGATGCGCTGAATCAACGCGATCTATACGGCCAGGCCACGATCCTGTTCCTCGATGAGATCCACCGGTTCACCAAGGCCCAGCAAGACGCGCTGCTGCCCGGCGTCGAGAACGGATGGGTGGTGCTCATCGCGGCGACCACCGAGAACCCCTCGTTCTCGGTGATCTCACCGCTGCTGAGCCGCTCACTGCTGCTCACGCTGCAGCCGCTCAACGATGACGACCTGGGCATGCTCATCGACCGTGCCGTGTCCGACGCCCGCGGGCTGGGTGGCACTTACTCCCTCGACGACGCGGCACGCGCCGCGCTGATCCGGCTGGCATCGGGTGATGCACGGCGGGCTCTGACCTCGCTCGAGGCAGCGGCATCCCTCGCCGGTCCCGGCGGCGACGAGGGCGAGACACCGCCGCACATCTCGGCCGAACACGTCGCCCAGGCCGTCGACAAGGCGCTGCTGCGCTATGACCGGCAGGGCGACGAACACTACGACGTGATCAGCGCGTTCATCAAGTCGATTCGTGGGTCCGATGTCGATGCCGCCATGCACTACCTCGCACGCATGATCGAGGCGGGGGAAGACCCACGGTTCATCGCCCGGCGGCTGGTGATCTCGGCTGCTGAAGACGTGGGGCTGGCCGACCCGACGGCGTTGCAGATAGCGGTGGCGGCAGCTGACGCCGTCGCCTTCATCGGGATGCCGGAGGGCCGCATCCCTCTCGCCGAGGCCACCGCCTACTTGGCGACGACGGCGAAGTCGAATGCGGCGTATCTGGCGATCGACAAGGCGATCGCCGACGTGAAGGCGGGCGGTTTCGGGCGGGTGCCCGCGCATCTTCGCGACGCGCACTATGCCGGAGCCAAGCGGCTCAGTCACGGCAAGGGATACGTGTATCCGCACGACATCGATGCGGGTGTCGCGACGCAGCAGTATCTGCCCGACGAGCTGCGCGGGCGGCGTTACTACGAGCCGAAGGCCCTCGGCGCCGAGCGCGACGTGCAGGCACGGCTGGAGAAGATCCGCCGCATTCTGGGGGAGTAG
- a CDS encoding NUDIX domain-containing protein, giving the protein MIDPGESARQAAIRELEEETAVVLAQEDLAFLGTATFDLRGPDRRERAAVFGMLSERLAASSTYELTDVAWLELTAPLSPEVSPLDAAIALWAIAAMTPGQ; this is encoded by the coding sequence ATGATCGACCCGGGCGAGTCGGCTCGGCAGGCGGCGATCCGCGAGCTGGAGGAGGAAACCGCCGTCGTGCTCGCCCAGGAAGACCTTGCGTTCCTCGGCACGGCCACGTTCGATCTGCGCGGGCCCGATCGACGAGAGCGTGCGGCGGTGTTCGGCATGCTGTCGGAGCGACTGGCAGCGTCATCCACCTACGAGCTCACCGACGTCGCCTGGCTCGAACTCACGGCTCCGCTTTCCCCCGAAGTCAGCCCGCTCGACGCCGCGATAGCACTTTGGGCGATCGCGGCCATGACGCCTGGCCAATAG